TGCCAGGCAGCTGACCCGGGCGACCGGGCCGAACAGCCACTGCATCGTATCGACGATGTGCAGCCCCATGGAGGCCATCCCGCCGCCCGGCGCTTCCGCGCGCTGCGCCCGCCACATGTCCGGGCGGTAGGCGAGAGCGCTCGGGCTGGAGAAATGGCCTTCGAGATGGAGCACCGTTCCGAAAGCCCCCTCCTCCAGCAGGCCGCGCAACCGTGTTGCCGCGCCGCTCAGCCGCCGGTTGTGCCCGACGGCGAGCACGGCGCCGGCTTCGCGGCAGGCCGCGGCCGCCGCCCGGCCGCTCGCCGCGGTAAGCGTGAACGGTTTCTCGACGAAGACATGCCTGCCGGCACGGCCCGCGGCCGCGACCTGTTCGGCGTGCAGCGAATGCGGCGTGGCGATCAGCACGGCGTCGACCGCAGGATCGGCCAGCGCGTCGGCGAAAACCGGCCCGGCAGGGCAGCCAAAGTCCTGCGCGAAGGACCTCCGCTCTTCGGCATCGGGCGAGACGCCGGCGACGAGATCGAGGCCGGGGACATGGCCGGCCGCGCGCGCCAGTTCGCGGCCCCACCAGCCCAGCCCGATA
The genomic region above belongs to Rhodospirillaceae bacterium and contains:
- a CDS encoding Gfo/Idh/MocA family oxidoreductase; the protein is MGIGVAVIGLGWWGRELARAAGHVPGLDLVAGVSPDAEERRSFAQDFGCPAGPVFADALADPAVDAVLIATPHSLHAEQVAAAGRAGRHVFVEKPFTLTAASGRAAAAACREAGAVLAVGHNRRLSGAATRLRGLLEEGAFGTVLHLEGHFSSPSALAYRPDMWRAQRAEAPGGGMASMGLHIVDTMQWLFGPVARVSCLARRAAAPVDIDDATTALLEFDSGLTATLTSLFATSLDAWLRVCTTNGIFTASDDFARLTRLRIDGTIEALPVEPVDTVAEQLARFAAAIRGEGKVAVTPEEAISNVAVMEALAASAAANGAWREARHS